A genomic region of Fusarium oxysporum Fo47 chromosome VI, complete sequence contains the following coding sequences:
- a CDS encoding heterokaryon incompatibility protein-domain-containing protein: protein MALMRCMNTATFELHTSTQIDFKERGYAILSHRWGSEEILFSQIGNFAQEMRDTKDRHGLPQLDKILGACITARKQGLQWMWIDNCCINKSDSSELSESINSMFKWYRDAVVCLTYLSDVRKNSGTTVGSQVFRSFETGEMSLWFTRGWTLQELLAPGKLLFYDTDWNYLGSKRELAESIEDVTGIAAHYLTSEKDFRTACIAAKMSWAAHRETTREEDMAYSLFGIFNLHLPVQYGEGKGAFLRLQDALIAKNDESLFAWKMPLEGPGVTYQIIPDTMVDLGPDEWGLLAPSPRWYEHCGKMTIQNKKTVMRQRGGFTRTPQGISGPISKRNHYVTAVLTGLTVVGAIPFQIWLAVRQRTTLKYTLNCWEPNEAGAMRAVRLHLRPVRRDPPMWIRTASQSYDLVKEAASTDYSAVGTVWQPQLF from the coding sequence ATGGCTTTAATGCGTTGTATGAACACCGCTACGTTTGAGCTCCATACCAGTACGCAAATTGACTTCAAAGAACGAGGCTACGCCATCCTATCCCACCGATGGGGATCAGAAGAGATTCTCTTTTCCCAAATCGGGAATTTTGCTCAGGAAATGAGGGACACCAAAGATCGACATGGCTTGCCACAACTCGATAAGATCCTAGGCGCTTGCATCACAGCTCGGAAGCAGGGTCTCCAGTGGATGTGGATTGACAACTGCTGTATCAATAAGTCCGATAGTAGTGAGCTATCTGAGTCCATCAATTCCATGTTCAAATGGTATCGTGACGCTGTGGTATGTTTGACATATCTCTCCGACGTGCGTAAGAACTCAGGCACTACGGTTGGCTCGCAAGTCTTCCGAAGTTTTGAGACTGGTGAGATGTCTTTGTGGTTCACGCGTGGATGGACATTGCAAGAGCTTCTCGCACCTGGCAAGTTACTCTTCTACGATACAGACTGGAACTATCTCGGGTCCAAGCGGGAGTTAGCGGAATCAATCGAGGACGTCACTGGTATTGCCGCACATTATCTTACCAGCGAAAAAGATTTCCGGACTGCCTGCATTGCCGCCAAGATGAGCTGGGCGGCACATCGCGAAACGACACGCGAGGAGGATATGGCTTACAGCCTGTTTGGTATTTTCAACCTTCACTTGCCCGTTCAGTATGGGGAAGGGAAAGGGGCCTTCTTGAGGCTTCAGGATGCTCTGATAGCCAAGAATGATGAATCGCTCTTCGCCTGGAAGATGCCCCTTGAAGGTCCAGGGGTTACGTACCAGATTATACCCGATACTATGGTAGACCTAGGCCCAGATGAATGGGGCCTTCTAGCTCCTTCGCCGAGATGGTACGAGCATTGTGGAAAGATGACGATACAGAACAAGAAGACGGTAATGAGGCAGCGAGGCGGGTTCACCAGAACGCCGCAGGGAATCAGCGGTCCAATATCCAAGCGGAATCATTATGTCACTGCAGTACTAACCGGGTTAACTGTCGTGGGAGCAATCCCTTTCCAGATATGGCTGGCTGTAAGACAGAGGACGACACTTAAATACACACTCAACTGTTGGGAGCCAAATGAGGCTGGCGCAATGAGGGCTGTGCGACTACATTTGCGACCCGTCAGGAGGGATCCCCCGATGTGGATCAGAACCGCTAGTCAAAGCTATGATTTGGTTAAAGAAGCAGCCTCTACTGATTATTCAGCGGTCGGGACGGTCTGGCAGCCTCAACTCTTTTGA
- a CDS encoding uncharacterized protein (uncharacterized conserved protein-domain containing protein): MPLSHPYVVWKARPVEWNTSEARGGDLRSPHGTLSFADGNGRHKIEISVRSRDTIDQRLIFWTDKLTNEAQFGHRIIQALENIGGFSYHQNPPRLDFFRDGFLNIHAGTIHDTNVEGPNNDITDDLDAFFQADSADFERSTLFVWGELSATDPFTNRDWYSENGRSKDGGTVMQSPDGMWKYFFIAFAGRASETDNNGNPASGDATVMLHDFINASPPVTPTIPVTPGQASGVWIRSALVNPEVYVANTRDGVIVLKDAEGTEMHRVSYSSNVPSGRWIFVGPTRSSL; this comes from the exons ATGCCTTTAAGTCACCCTTATGTCGTCTGGAAGGCCAGACCCGTCGAATGGAACACGAGTGAAGCCCGAGGCGGGGACCTTAGGAGTCCCCATGGCACACTCAGCTTCGCAGATGGCAATGGTCGCCACAAAATTGAGATCAGCGTTCGATCTAGAGACACTATCGACCAGCGCCTTATTTTCTGGACTGACAAGCTGACAAACGAGGCACAATTCGGACACCGTATTATTCAGGCCCTCGAGAATATTGGCGGGTTCAGCTACCACCAGAACCCCCCACGCCTCGACTTTTTCCGTGATGGCTTCCTGAATATTCATGCTGGTACTATCCACGATACAAACGTAGAAGGGCCAAACAATGATATTACTGATGACCTGGATGCCTTCTTTCAAGCCGACTCAGCGGACTTCGAGAGGTCGACGCTGTTCGTCTGGGGAGAGCTATCGGCCACGGATCCATTCACCAA CCGCGATTGGTACAGTGAGAATGGACGCAGCAAGGATGGTGGTACCGTCATGCAGTCACCTGATGGCATGTGGAAGTACTTTTTTATCGCATTTGCCGGGCGGGCGTCTGAAACAGACAACAATGGAAATCCGGCAAGTGGCGACGCGACGGTTATGCTCCACGACTTCATTAATGCCTCGCCGCCCGTCACGCCCACTATACCCGTGACTCCTGGACAGGCAAGCGGCGTATGGATTCGTTCGGCGCTCGTCAACCCCGAGGTCTACGTTGCGAATACTCGTGATGGTGTAATCGTGCTGAAGGACGCAGAGGGTACTGAGATGCACCGTGTCTCGTACTCATCGAATGTGCCCTCTGGACGATGGATCTTCGTTGGGCCGACTAGGAGTTCATTATAG